The DNA sequence TGAGCTGCGTACCCAGGCCGCTGCCGCGCTCGTCGGCGTGGACGCGCACACCTTCGATGATGGAGCGGGTCGCGCCCATGCGTGACAGCCCGGGAATGATCGTGAGCTGTAGCGTGCCGATGACGCGGCCTTCTCGGACGGCCACGACCAGGTGCTGGTTCCGATCGGCGCTGAGCCGATCCAGTGCCTCCAGGTAAGGGGCCAGGTCGTCCGGTGACTCACGCTGTGCACCCAGCGGATCGTCCGCGAGCATGCCGACGATCGCGGGGACGTCATCGGCGACGGCGGCTCGTATCTCAAGATCTCCCATGCCCGCACCCTATGCGGGCCGGGCCCTCAGGCGGGGATGCGGAGCGTCTCGACGGTCCGGACCAGCGGGGCCAGCTCGGGGTTCGTCGCGGCCTCGTCGAGGGCCTGGCGCAGCGCTTTGTCGTTGGTGGGCCGTGCCTCGTTCAGGAGTGTCAGGCCTGCGTCGGTGACGTCGGTGTAGATGCCGCGGCGGTCGGTGGGGCAGAGGTAGCGGGAGAGCAGGCCGCGGTCCTCGAGCCGGGTGACGAGCCGGGTGGTGGCGCTCTGGCTGAGGACGACGGCGTCGGCGACCTGCTTCATCTGCAGATGGCCGCCTTCGCCGCTGTGCTGGCGGCTGAGCACGTCGAGCAGGGAGTACTC is a window from the Streptomyces sp. NBC_00299 genome containing:
- a CDS encoding GNAT family N-acetyltransferase, translated to MGDLEIRAAVADDVPAIVGMLADDPLGAQRESPDDLAPYLEALDRLSADRNQHLVVAVREGRVIGTLQLTIIPGLSRMGATRSIIEGVRVHADERGSGLGTQLIEWAVAESRRQNCQLVQLTTDKSRTDAHRFYERLGFTASHLGFKIQL
- a CDS encoding MarR family winged helix-turn-helix transcriptional regulator produces the protein MTATDPALTALAQGWCALSLLHGRIEAHIERALQNGHDLSVREYSLLDVLSRQHSGEGGHLQMKQVADAVVLSQSATTRLVTRLEDRGLLSRYLCPTDRRGIYTDVTDAGLTLLNEARPTNDKALRQALDEAATNPELAPLVRTVETLRIPA